One genomic segment of Hemibagrus wyckioides isolate EC202008001 linkage group LG08, SWU_Hwy_1.0, whole genome shotgun sequence includes these proteins:
- the btk gene encoding tyrosine-protein kinase BTK, translated as MSDIMLEEVFIKRSQQKKKTSPLNFKERLFVLTQEKIAYYDYDFEKGKKKGLKGFVDTEKIKCVELVIPEDNAPPERLFPFQIVYDEGPLYMFAKTDDIRKQWIHKLKHVVRFNKDLMQKYHPCFWEDGVWKCCQQEVKQAMGCKVLEMRNGGFSVGSRRKSRKPLPPTPEEEKPSISLPHELPKQHGFSVGMTVIAEYDYSPMAPQDLELKKDDEYTILEICDANWFRARDKHGKEGYIPSNYVVEALNGLEKFEWYCKNMNRSQAENLLKTENKDGGFLVRDSGRYTGKYTVSVYTKGIGEVVGSCRHYNILSTQKGQLYLAEKHYFSNIPDLINYHQHNAAGLVSRLKYIVSNRAQNAPSTAGLGYGVWEIDPRQLTFIKELGNGQFGVVKYGKWQGRHDVAIKMIKEGSMSEDDFIEEAKVMMKLHHENLVQLYGVCTKQRPIYIVTEFLPNGCLLTYLRECLRHPCALQLLEMCKDVSEGMAYLESQQYIHRDLAARNCLVDSNGTVKVTDFGLSRYVLNDEYTSSVGSQFPVRWSPPEVLLYHKFSSKSDIWAFGILMWEVYTLGRMPYERLNNTEIVNEVTAGYRLYRPQMANDRIYSIMTKCWHEKPDERPTFQDLVMAIQDLLDNLH; from the exons ATGTCAGATATCATGCTGGAAGAGGTATTCATAAAACGCTCTcagcaaaagaagaaaacttCACCCCTGAACTTCAAAGAGAGATTGTTTGTACTCACACAGGAAAAGATTGCATACTATGACTACGACTTTGAAAAAGGG aaaaaaaaaggactgaAGGGATTTGTTGACACTGAGAAGATTAAATGTGTTGAGCTTGTGATTCCAGAAGACAATGCTCCTCCTGAACGATTGTTCCCATTTCAG aTAGTCTATGATGAGGGACCACTCTACATGTTTGCCAAAACAGATGATATAAGAAAGCAGTGGATACATAAACTTAAGCATG TGGTCCGGTTCAACAAAGACCTCATGCAAAAATACCACCCTTGTTTTTGGGAGGATGGTGTGTGGAAGTGTTGCCAGCAGGAAGTCAAGCAGGCTATGGGCTGTAAGGTGCTGGAAATGAGAAATGGAG GTTTTTCTGTTGGATCCCGGCGTAAATCTAGAAAACCTCTCCCACCTACACCTGAAGAG GAAAAGCCCTCTATATCTTTGCCCCATGAGTTACCAAAGCAGCATGGCTTTTCGGTGGGTATGACAGTCATTGCTGAATATGACTACAGCCCCATGGCACCCCAAGACCTGGAGTTGAAAAAGGATGATGAATACACAATTTTGGAAATATGTGATGCCAACTGGTTTAGAGCCAGAGACAAACATGG TAAAGAGGGATATATTCCAAGTAACTATGTGGTTGAGGCCTTGAACGGATTGGAGAAGTTTGA ATGGTATTGCAAAAACATGAACCGCAGTCAAGCAGAAAATTTACTTAAGACTGAG AATAAAGATGGTGGCTTTCTGGTGCGAGACTCAGGAAGATACACTGGAAAATATACTGTCTCTGTTTACACCAAGGGTATTGG AGAAGTGGTTGGCAGCTGCAGACACTACAACATATTATCTACTCAAAAAGGACAGTTGTACCTGGCAGAGAAGCATTATTTCAGTAATATTCCAGACCTCATCAATTACCATCAACACAATGCTGCAG GACTGGTGAGCAGACTAAAATACATTGTGTCAAATCGAGCTCAGAATGCTCCCTCCACCGCAGGCCTAGGATATG GAGTCTGGGAGATTGATCCCCGCCAACTCACGTTTATTAAAGAATTAGGTAATGGACAATTTGGGGTTGTTAAGTATGGAAAGTGGCAGGGTCGGCATGATGTGGCCATAAAAATGATCAAGGAGGGTTCTATGTCAGAGGATGATTTCATCGAAGAGGCTAAAGTTATGAT GAAACTTCATCATGAAAATCTAGTTCAGCTGTATGGTGTTTGCACAAAACAAAGACCTATTTACATAGTAACTGAGTTTCTTCCCAATGGATGCCTACTGACCTACCTACGGGAGTGCCTGCGACACCCCTGTGCTCTTCAGCTCCTTGAGATGTGTAAAGATGTGAGTGAAGGAATGGCCTACCTAGAATCCCAGCAGTACATTCACAGAGACCTT GCTGCCAGAAATTGTTTAGTGGATTCAAATGGGACTGTTAAAGTGACTGATTTTGGACTGTCAcg GTATGTCCTTAATGATGAATATACTAGCTCTGTTGGCTCACAGTTCCCTGTACGCTGGTCACCTCCTGAAGTACTCCTTTACCACAAATTCAGCAGCAAGTCAGACATTTGGGCATTTG GTATTTTAATGTGGGAAGTCTACACACTAGGTAGAATGCCATACGAACGACTGAATAATACTGAAATAGTGAATGAAGTTACTGCTGGATACAGACTGTATCGCCCTCAGATGGCCAATGACAGAATCTACTCCATAATGACCAAATGTTGGCATGAG aagcCAGATGAACGGCCCACATTTCAGGATCTTGTGATGGCCATTCAGGATTTGCTTGACAATCTGCACTAG